One genomic region from Hoeflea algicola encodes:
- a CDS encoding L-aspartate oxidase: MASTAIAAFVPKPRTGSDDVVIIGGGLAGLFCALKLAPKAVTVLAAAPIGRGASSAWAQAGIAAAVGAGDTTDKHIADTIIAGDGIVDEAVIGAMAAEAADRIHDLLEYGVPFDRDLEGKLAVSREAAHSESRIVRVKGDMAGRAIMAALVAAVRKTPSIRVLEGYVAEELIVEDGRVSGVVARDKAGSGEELHRITGTHVVMATGGVGHLYEVTTNPTEARGGGIGMAARAGARLADMEFVQFHPTAIHIGKDPAPLATEALRGHGATLLNSAGERFMLPLHPDAELGPRDVVARGIFAEVKAGRGAFLDCRTAIHDFEAEFPTVYGYCTAAGIDPAKDLIPVIPAAHYFMGGIWTDIVGRSSLPGFWACGECTSTGAHGANRLASNSLLEAVVFAARIAETLKSEMRGDAPANWQAGSVTTDEHMTENDHPNMVALRQTMSAHLGVLRDGEGMREALRAILKLEAESHSVRFDNVITTAKLIAVCALNRLESRGGHFRTDYPQEMPFWKRRTIVALDQANAIIPDLLEG; encoded by the coding sequence ATGGCATCGACAGCGATTGCCGCCTTTGTGCCCAAGCCACGTACCGGGAGTGACGATGTTGTCATCATCGGTGGCGGGCTGGCAGGGCTGTTCTGTGCGCTCAAACTGGCGCCAAAGGCGGTGACCGTGCTGGCGGCGGCGCCGATCGGCCGTGGCGCCTCCTCGGCTTGGGCGCAAGCCGGCATCGCCGCCGCCGTGGGGGCCGGCGATACGACCGACAAACACATCGCCGACACGATCATCGCCGGTGACGGCATCGTCGACGAGGCGGTAATCGGAGCGATGGCGGCGGAAGCTGCCGACCGGATCCACGATCTGCTCGAATATGGCGTGCCGTTTGACCGCGATCTCGAGGGCAAGCTTGCCGTCAGCCGCGAGGCCGCGCACTCGGAAAGCCGGATCGTGCGGGTGAAGGGCGACATGGCAGGACGCGCGATCATGGCGGCGCTGGTTGCCGCCGTGCGCAAGACGCCGTCGATCCGGGTGCTGGAAGGCTATGTGGCCGAGGAACTGATCGTCGAAGATGGCCGTGTCAGTGGTGTAGTGGCCCGCGACAAGGCCGGCAGCGGTGAGGAATTGCACCGCATCACCGGAACCCATGTGGTGATGGCCACCGGCGGTGTCGGTCATCTTTATGAGGTGACGACCAATCCGACCGAAGCCCGTGGAGGTGGCATCGGCATGGCGGCGCGGGCAGGCGCGCGGCTGGCCGACATGGAATTCGTCCAATTTCACCCAACCGCGATCCATATCGGCAAGGATCCGGCGCCACTGGCGACCGAAGCACTGCGCGGCCATGGCGCGACACTGCTCAATTCCGCTGGTGAGCGCTTCATGTTGCCGCTGCACCCCGATGCCGAACTGGGTCCGCGTGATGTGGTGGCGCGCGGCATTTTTGCCGAGGTGAAGGCGGGCAGGGGCGCGTTTCTCGATTGTCGCACGGCAATTCATGATTTTGAGGCCGAATTTCCGACCGTCTACGGCTATTGCACGGCAGCGGGCATTGACCCGGCCAAGGACCTGATCCCGGTCATTCCCGCGGCGCATTATTTCATGGGCGGGATCTGGACCGATATTGTCGGGCGGTCGTCGCTGCCGGGCTTCTGGGCCTGTGGCGAGTGCACCTCGACAGGCGCCCACGGCGCCAACCGGCTGGCGTCGAACTCGCTCTTGGAAGCGGTGGTGTTTGCAGCACGGATAGCCGAAACGCTGAAGAGCGAAATGCGTGGCGATGCGCCGGCGAACTGGCAGGCGGGGTCGGTGACGACCGACGAGCACATGACCGAGAATGACCACCCCAACATGGTGGCGCTGCGCCAGACCATGAGCGCCCATCTTGGCGTTCTGCGTGACGGCGAAGGCATGCGCGAAGCGCTGCGGGCCATTCTCAAGCTCGAAGCCGAGAGCCATTCGGTGCGATTTGACAATGTCATCACCACCGCAAAGCTGATCGCGGTCTGCGCGCTCAACCGACTGGAAAGCCGCGGCGGACATTTTCGCACGGACTACCCGCAAGAAATGCCTTTCTGGAAACGCCGCACCATCGTGGCGCTGGACCAGGCGAATGCCATCATTCCCGATCTCCTTGAGGGCTGA
- a CDS encoding AraC family transcriptional regulator produces the protein MTDPLAEIVTLLRPSAPFSKLVCGAGQWSVRREEYGQPFYCVALEGSCQLAVDGHEPVVLNAGDFVLIPSAGDFTMSAIEPAAATSDIDLSIASLLSGEIRHGRQSGPPDIRLRVGHCVFGSPDAALLVSLLPQLIHIRGDTRLATLAHLVGDESRAMRPARDVIMERLLEVLLIEALRSNARTALPPGLLRGLADERLMLAIRALHENPTRRWTVADLAKQAGLSRSAFFDRFQRLVGVSPMEYLLAWRMALAKNMLRHHEGGVGEIAERVGYGSASAFSVAFTRHVGLPPSHYAEKHPDVSTN, from the coding sequence ATGACCGATCCACTTGCCGAAATTGTCACGCTGCTGCGTCCTAGCGCGCCTTTCTCCAAACTTGTCTGCGGAGCAGGCCAGTGGAGCGTGCGCCGCGAAGAGTACGGACAGCCGTTCTATTGCGTGGCCCTTGAAGGATCCTGCCAGCTTGCCGTTGACGGGCATGAACCGGTGGTGCTCAATGCGGGTGATTTCGTGCTGATCCCCTCGGCCGGGGATTTCACCATGTCGGCCATCGAACCGGCAGCCGCGACAAGCGACATCGACCTCTCAATAGCCTCGCTGCTGAGCGGCGAGATCAGGCACGGCCGGCAGAGCGGACCGCCCGACATAAGGCTGCGGGTAGGCCACTGTGTGTTTGGCTCACCGGATGCGGCGCTGCTGGTGTCGCTGCTGCCGCAACTTATCCACATCCGAGGCGACACAAGGCTGGCCACGCTGGCGCACCTCGTCGGTGACGAATCCCGCGCCATGCGACCTGCGCGTGATGTCATCATGGAACGCCTGCTGGAGGTCCTGCTGATTGAAGCGCTGCGCTCGAACGCACGTACGGCGCTACCGCCGGGGCTGCTGCGCGGGCTGGCGGACGAGCGCCTGATGCTGGCCATCCGCGCTCTGCACGAAAACCCGACGCGGCGCTGGACGGTGGCCGATCTGGCAAAACAGGCCGGCCTGTCACGCTCGGCGTTTTTCGACCGGTTCCAGCGTCTGGTCGGTGTGTCGCCGATGGAATATTTGCTCGCCTGGCGCATGGCATTAGCCAAGAACATGCTGCGCCACCATGAAGGCGGTGTCGGCGAAATCGCCGAGCGGGTCGGCTACGGTTCGGCCAGCGCCTTCAGCGTCGCCTTCACCCGCCATGTAGGCCTGCCGCCCAGCCACTATGCCGAAAAACATCCGGACGTTTCAACAAATTGA
- a CDS encoding SDR family oxidoreductase produces MKTVLITGCSSGFGLETARYFLERDWKVIATMRRPDNSLLPRSDHLRVLGLDVTDAESIRAAVEAAGPIDALVNNAGIGMLGVFETTPMAITRDLFETNTFGTFALIQAVLPQMRARKAGVVVNVTSSVTLKPLPLLSVYTASKAAVTAFTESLALELQPLNIRVAVVEPGRSPTRFAENARPRMQGDVPDAYTDFVGNVFAGMGPSAGTEPLDVAQAVWRAVKDPASPMRMPAGADAIEMAQGS; encoded by the coding sequence ATGAAAACCGTTCTCATCACCGGATGTTCGTCCGGATTCGGACTGGAAACCGCCCGTTATTTCCTCGAACGCGACTGGAAGGTGATTGCCACGATGCGCAGGCCGGACAACAGTCTGCTGCCCCGTTCCGACCATCTCCGAGTGCTCGGCCTCGATGTCACCGATGCCGAGAGCATCCGGGCCGCTGTCGAGGCGGCCGGACCGATAGACGCGCTGGTCAACAACGCCGGCATTGGCATGCTCGGTGTCTTTGAAACCACACCAATGGCCATTACCCGCGATCTTTTCGAAACCAACACATTCGGGACGTTTGCATTGATCCAGGCGGTGTTGCCGCAGATGCGGGCGCGCAAGGCGGGGGTGGTCGTCAATGTTACCTCAAGCGTGACCTTGAAGCCGTTGCCACTGTTGTCGGTCTATACTGCCAGCAAAGCGGCGGTGACGGCGTTTACAGAATCGCTGGCGCTGGAGTTGCAGCCGCTCAATATTCGTGTCGCCGTGGTCGAGCCGGGACGCTCGCCAACCCGCTTTGCCGAGAATGCCCGGCCGCGGATGCAGGGTGATGTTCCTGATGCCTATACGGATTTCGTGGGAAATGTCTTTGCGGGGATGGGACCATCCGCCGGCACCGAGCCGCTGGACGTGGCGCAAGCGGTGTGGCGCGCAGTCAAGGATCCGGCATCGCCGATGCGGATGCCGGCAGGCGCTGATGCCATCGAAATGGCTCAAGGCAGCTGA
- the nadC gene encoding carboxylating nicotinate-nucleotide diphosphorylase — MKANLPDLPGIMIEDQVRAALTEDLGRAGDITTSATIGPDRQATAEMNSRETGVIAGLPLAEAAFRLIDPAISFERLVQDGARVEPGTAIARISGPARGLLSAERVALNFLMHLSGIATHTARFADAIAHTKARVTCTRKTIPGLRAVEKYAVRCGGGSSHRYGLDDAIMIKDNHIAVAGGIVEALRAAKAFAGHLVKIEIEVDTLEQFEVVLNEGADVCLLDNMGPDLLRQAVKMNAGRITLEASGNVALDTISAIAETGVDYISTSKITMAAPTLDIGLDMVIS, encoded by the coding sequence TTGAAAGCGAACCTGCCGGATCTGCCTGGCATCATGATCGAAGATCAAGTGCGTGCCGCGCTCACAGAGGATCTGGGCCGTGCCGGCGATATCACCACCAGCGCCACCATCGGCCCGGACAGGCAGGCCACGGCCGAGATGAACAGCCGCGAGACCGGCGTCATCGCCGGCCTGCCATTGGCCGAAGCCGCATTCCGGTTGATCGATCCGGCAATCAGCTTCGAGCGGTTGGTGCAGGATGGCGCGCGGGTTGAACCGGGCACAGCCATCGCCCGGATTTCAGGACCGGCGCGCGGATTGCTGTCGGCCGAACGGGTGGCGCTCAATTTCCTCATGCACCTGTCGGGCATCGCCACCCACACGGCGCGGTTTGCCGACGCCATCGCCCACACCAAGGCCAGGGTCACCTGCACGCGCAAGACCATTCCGGGCCTGCGGGCGGTGGAGAAATATGCCGTACGCTGTGGCGGGGGCTCTTCGCACCGCTACGGGCTCGACGATGCGATCATGATCAAGGACAACCATATTGCTGTTGCCGGCGGGATCGTCGAAGCGCTCAGGGCTGCCAAGGCCTTTGCCGGTCATCTGGTCAAGATCGAGATCGAGGTTGACACGCTCGAGCAATTTGAGGTGGTTCTGAATGAAGGCGCCGATGTCTGCCTGTTGGACAATATGGGACCGGATCTGCTGCGCCAGGCTGTAAAGATGAATGCGGGCCGGATCACGCTCGAAGCGTCCGGCAATGTCGCGCTCGACACCATCAGCGCGATCGCCGAAACCGGCGTCGACTATATCTCCACCTCGAAGATCACCATGGCCGCGCCGACGCTTGATATCGGGCTGGATATGGTGATTAGCTGA
- the nadA gene encoding quinolinate synthase NadA — translation MTRMETGENGQRMKSAPSAAERFGVLDRPELSYSPAVARETAHLYERVRDHIPEIEWPVYAPYIHAINRIKKERGAAILAHNYQTPEIYHCVADIVGDSLQLAREATLVDAQIIVQCGVHFMAETSKLLNPDKTVLIPDAKAGCSLSDSITGADVRLLKERYPGVPVVTYVNTSADVKAETDICCTSSNAVAIVESFDSDTVLCIPDEYLALNIAKQTKKKILTWKGHCEVHERFTAEELLAYKQADPTIEIIGHPECHPDVIAVCDYSGSTAGMINYVKDTRPARVLLVTECSMASNVQSEVDDVEFIKPCNLCPHMKRITLPKILDSLLMMTEEVRIDPAIAGRARLAVERMINLKN, via the coding sequence ATGACCCGGATGGAAACAGGCGAGAACGGCCAGAGAATGAAATCGGCGCCCAGCGCAGCCGAGCGATTTGGAGTTCTGGACCGGCCGGAACTGAGCTATTCGCCCGCCGTGGCCCGGGAAACCGCGCATCTTTACGAACGCGTACGCGATCACATTCCGGAAATCGAATGGCCGGTCTACGCGCCCTATATCCACGCCATCAATCGGATCAAGAAGGAGCGCGGGGCGGCAATTCTCGCGCATAATTACCAGACACCGGAGATCTATCATTGCGTTGCCGACATTGTCGGCGATTCGCTGCAATTGGCGCGGGAGGCGACGCTGGTCGATGCCCAGATCATCGTCCAGTGCGGCGTGCATTTCATGGCCGAGACCTCGAAACTGCTCAATCCCGATAAGACTGTGCTGATTCCAGATGCCAAGGCGGGATGTTCGCTGTCGGATTCGATCACCGGCGCCGATGTTCGGCTGCTCAAGGAGCGCTATCCGGGTGTGCCGGTTGTCACCTATGTCAACACGTCTGCCGACGTGAAGGCCGAGACCGACATCTGCTGCACATCGTCGAACGCCGTGGCGATTGTCGAAAGCTTCGATTCCGACACGGTGCTGTGCATTCCCGATGAATATCTGGCGCTCAATATCGCCAAGCAGACCAAGAAGAAAATCTTGACCTGGAAGGGTCATTGCGAAGTGCATGAGCGCTTCACTGCCGAGGAGCTGCTGGCCTACAAGCAGGCCGATCCGACGATCGAGATCATCGGCCATCCCGAGTGTCATCCTGACGTGATCGCGGTGTGTGATTATTCAGGTTCTACCGCCGGCATGATCAACTACGTCAAGGATACACGGCCGGCGCGGGTTTTGCTGGTGACGGAATGCTCGATGGCGTCGAATGTGCAGAGCGAGGTCGACGATGTCGAGTTCATCAAGCCCTGCAATCTGTGTCCACACATGAAGCGTATCACGCTGCCCAAGATCCTCGACAGCCTGTTGATGATGACCGAGGAAGTACGGATCGATCCAGCGATTGCTGGTCGGGCGCGGCTGGCGGTTGAACGGATGATCAATCTGAAGAACTGA
- a CDS encoding NUDIX hydrolase: protein MEADHIPPLRIGLNAAIVAVADRSPSILTVPATPGRGPADGLPFGPFDPDRHRTFEASLRDSVESQTALHLGYVEQLYTFGDRGRHRRNNGDGPHLVSVGYLALTRADAENPEALYATGARWRDWYDLFPWEDWRDGRPAMLDAIILPRLHDWIAAAASDAKKLDRMARSRLAFGLNDFPWDEERVLDRYELLYEAGLLAEAVADQRVSGTGLAAPLGFAMRFDYRRIAATAVQRLRAKIKYRPVIFELMPPAFTLTELQATVEAISGRHLHKQNFRRLVEGAELVEPTGAASSATGGRPAALYRFRAKILEERPAPGLRLGGRG, encoded by the coding sequence ATGGAAGCCGATCACATACCGCCGCTGCGCATCGGACTCAATGCGGCAATCGTTGCGGTCGCCGACCGCAGTCCGAGCATCCTCACCGTGCCGGCAACTCCCGGCAGGGGCCCGGCCGACGGGCTGCCTTTCGGCCCGTTCGATCCGGACCGGCACCGCACCTTCGAGGCCAGCCTGCGTGACAGTGTCGAGAGCCAGACCGCGCTGCATCTGGGCTATGTCGAACAACTCTATACCTTTGGCGATCGCGGCCGCCACCGCCGCAACAATGGCGACGGCCCGCACCTCGTTTCCGTGGGTTATCTGGCGCTGACCCGCGCCGACGCCGAAAATCCCGAAGCGCTCTACGCCACCGGTGCGCGCTGGCGCGACTGGTATGATCTGTTTCCGTGGGAAGATTGGCGCGACGGTCGCCCGGCCATGCTCGACGCCATCATTCTCCCACGGCTGCACGACTGGATCGCTGCTGCCGCCAGCGACGCCAAGAAACTCGACCGCATGGCCCGCTCGCGGCTGGCCTTCGGGCTCAATGATTTCCCCTGGGACGAGGAGCGCGTACTCGACCGCTATGAATTACTTTATGAAGCCGGACTGTTGGCCGAAGCCGTCGCCGACCAGCGGGTAAGCGGTACCGGACTGGCCGCGCCACTCGGCTTTGCCATGCGTTTTGATTATCGACGCATCGCCGCCACCGCGGTGCAGCGGCTACGCGCCAAGATCAAGTACCGACCGGTAATCTTCGAGCTGATGCCACCCGCCTTCACCCTGACCGAGTTGCAGGCAACCGTCGAGGCGATTTCAGGCCGGCATCTGCACAAGCAAAACTTCCGCCGGCTGGTGGAGGGCGCCGAACTGGTCGAACCCACCGGTGCGGCAAGTTCGGCCACCGGCGGCCGCCCTGCCGCGCTCTACCGGTTTCGCGCCAAGATCCTCGAAGAACGCCCCGCCCCCGGACTGAGGCTCGGCGGACGGGGATAG
- a CDS encoding DMT family transporter, protein MTIHIATDRKANLVGSVWMIAAMAIFSIEDACIKAASEMVPIGEVLIIFGLGGALVFAGLALANKEPLFIPEVVSRPMCIRVIFEITGRLFYGLALALIPLSAATVILQATPLVVVAGAAVVFGEKVGWRRWTAIIVGLVGVVIIIQPGTDSFSILSLLAVLGMFGFAGRDLASRAAPVELSTTILGLYGFSSIVVAGVLFSLWKAEPFVLPGIEVFPYVLGAIVAGVVAYSCLMKAMRIGEVSAVTPFRYSRLLFGIALGIVLFGEQLSSAMMIGSGLIVLSGLFIFWRGRQVGVAK, encoded by the coding sequence GTGACAATTCACATTGCGACTGACCGCAAGGCCAACCTGGTTGGCAGCGTCTGGATGATTGCGGCGATGGCGATTTTTTCCATTGAGGACGCCTGTATCAAGGCGGCGTCCGAGATGGTGCCAATCGGTGAAGTTCTGATCATTTTTGGTCTGGGCGGAGCTCTGGTCTTTGCGGGGTTGGCGCTCGCCAACAAAGAGCCCTTGTTCATTCCTGAAGTCGTTTCACGGCCGATGTGCATTCGCGTGATCTTCGAGATCACCGGCCGCCTGTTTTACGGGCTCGCCCTTGCGCTGATCCCTTTGTCGGCGGCAACCGTTATCCTGCAGGCAACCCCACTTGTGGTGGTCGCAGGCGCGGCAGTGGTTTTTGGCGAGAAAGTGGGCTGGCGCAGATGGACCGCAATCATCGTCGGTCTGGTGGGCGTTGTGATTATCATTCAGCCCGGAACGGACAGTTTCTCGATCCTCTCGCTTCTGGCCGTTTTGGGAATGTTCGGATTTGCGGGGCGGGACCTAGCCAGCCGCGCCGCGCCTGTCGAGCTTAGCACCACGATCCTCGGATTGTATGGTTTCTCGTCCATCGTCGTGGCAGGCGTGTTGTTTTCGCTGTGGAAAGCGGAGCCATTTGTGCTGCCTGGTATCGAGGTTTTCCCATACGTACTGGGCGCGATTGTGGCTGGCGTAGTGGCTTATTCGTGCCTGATGAAAGCGATGCGTATCGGCGAGGTGTCAGCGGTAACGCCATTCAGATATTCACGGCTGTTGTTTGGAATAGCACTCGGGATAGTGTTGTTCGGCGAGCAGTTGAGTTCCGCAATGATGATCGGATCTGGTTTGATTGTGCTCTCGGGCCTGTTCATTTTCTGGCGCGGCAGGCAGGTTGGCGTCGCCAAATAA
- a CDS encoding tyrosine phosphatase family protein: MSYLVVCRLNQIAESAVLHRAREMISLMAENQSFHRPAVIDANRHLTLGVNDISEARQGLVAPAEIHVDRIIRFARGWDRRAPLLIHCWMGISRSPAAAAIAALAVEPDQDEMALAERLRTASPFVTPNSRLIEIGDELLGRDGRLVRAIRAIGRGADTFEGSRFCFAIKPGDTVPEATPDRSRRGS; this comes from the coding sequence ATGTCCTACCTCGTCGTCTGTCGTCTCAACCAGATCGCCGAGTCGGCAGTTCTGCATCGTGCCCGCGAAATGATCAGCCTGATGGCCGAAAACCAGAGTTTTCATCGCCCCGCGGTGATTGATGCGAACCGACACCTGACATTGGGCGTCAACGACATTTCCGAGGCGCGACAAGGCCTGGTGGCGCCGGCCGAGATCCATGTCGATCGCATTATCCGCTTCGCCCGGGGCTGGGATCGCCGTGCTCCGCTGCTGATTCATTGCTGGATGGGGATTTCCCGGTCGCCAGCCGCCGCGGCAATTGCCGCCCTGGCGGTCGAGCCCGATCAGGATGAAATGGCGCTTGCCGAACGGCTCCGCACCGCCTCCCCGTTTGTCACCCCCAATTCCCGCTTGATCGAGATTGGTGACGAACTGCTCGGCCGCGACGGCAGGCTGGTGCGCGCAATCCGGGCGATCGGCCGGGGCGCCGACACATTTGAGGGCAGCCGCTTCTGCTTCGCCATCAAGCCTGGCGATACGGTGCCCGAGGCTACTCCCGACCGATCGCGGCGCGGGAGTTGA